The Streptococcus sp. 29896 genome includes a region encoding these proteins:
- a CDS encoding TIGR04197 family type VII secretion effector gives MIQSNSQIASQVATGIATSASNISGIGMATKDGVSSYNGNNDASTHISREKDYSTQVSHKLVEFVSLVQSMAAEFEAVDQSISRSLDQLVPSGGGQGAYSGGGRRLLTD, from the coding sequence ATGATTCAGAGTAATAGCCAAATTGCTTCACAAGTAGCGACAGGAATAGCCACAAGTGCATCGAATATATCTGGTATTGGCATGGCAACAAAAGATGGAGTTTCTAGCTACAATGGTAATAATGATGCTTCGACTCATATTTCGCGCGAAAAGGACTATAGTACTCAGGTTTCTCATAAGTTGGTTGAGTTTGTCTCTTTAGTCCAATCCATGGCTGCCGAATTTGAGGCGGTTGATCAATCCATTAGTCGTTCCTTGGATCAGTTGGTTCCTTCAGGTGGTGGTCAAGGGGCTTATTCAGGTGGTGGACGTCGCTTACTGACGGATTAA
- a CDS encoding SA1320 family protein, which produces MSREEINRRVEVSAAIADSVYKFEEYYVNNVRSLLDKDKEDFQKIKNRLESKDAPLPPNTELKDYYYDPSTGVAAIAVYDSVTGETYIAYAGTNMDADGSADVISDVNIGFNNGLALKKLEESATSFYREVQKSGANVTVTTGHSFGDFLSTRVAIVEQTPYKFGYQGAPQSVSVKTFLEMNYDRLLSYKVISKEELDKLIVQEEIEEQRVNQLISNYSGYAVTFSTTADALTNALWDQKPNEIDFDGKTTVKGFHLDGPKDLLLNFLAKKFDTELEAVYVGNVIAIDVPIEHDMSAYKNSMEAMHYTTTAVLADLNSVDFNRDGVADFVLSPEYLVKTPIIPAWASGGAGSTINLDLGVLEVVATNLRGISTYLSDLLTLNGEGISANQQVVDGVNQRKESYKETISEQLESIALVQAVKDIDSAFEQIVDLETMLSTIVSYDSYEFSRRFDNWGSSIFYSWYKENGSSWNYNSVVNSLTRLSIGSGELRSVARNNSDVGPSKYGGIFSIGTRTNVARRGEELINSFEEEIESVTKGIGNRSSYSDGIPLAIGEVLEVIHFNLQAVIQCVNYTVEVVETIKDAMISVDAQLASDITKLDLSLISPVDVSIYTDYQTFLESTGVFDDMSVLRAYDDQIDRKADELADSMSTEFGNYLSEVSSEISSTNSLLSTIISSCNKLNSQMATNVYYKEWGEKERHYYGRVGDFISISYAISRLQSESSEIDRMLTTASTKVNTVVGALGNLYEPFRRGAEDAIYGLSGLEAIVKAQLSISEVLLSMKSRFEEMKVQISSNQGVAVNALGEKMDEIISLMSTSEQLITDCFGN; this is translated from the coding sequence ATGAGTAGAGAAGAAATAAATCGTCGGGTTGAGGTATCTGCCGCTATTGCAGACAGTGTTTATAAATTTGAAGAATATTATGTGAACAATGTTAGGTCTTTGCTTGATAAAGATAAGGAAGATTTTCAGAAAATAAAAAATAGGTTAGAATCAAAGGATGCTCCCCTTCCTCCTAACACAGAATTAAAGGATTATTACTATGACCCCTCCACAGGCGTAGCTGCCATTGCAGTGTATGATTCTGTAACTGGGGAAACCTATATTGCTTATGCCGGGACAAATATGGATGCGGATGGTAGTGCTGACGTCATTTCTGATGTCAATATAGGGTTCAACAATGGTTTAGCTTTGAAGAAGTTGGAAGAAAGTGCGACCTCATTTTATCGAGAGGTGCAGAAAAGTGGGGCCAATGTAACCGTTACTACTGGACATTCTTTTGGGGACTTCCTTTCAACGCGTGTGGCTATTGTTGAGCAGACCCCCTATAAGTTTGGTTATCAAGGGGCTCCGCAATCCGTAAGTGTAAAAACATTTTTGGAAATGAACTACGATCGCCTACTTTCTTATAAGGTGATCAGTAAGGAGGAACTGGATAAGTTAATAGTTCAGGAGGAGATTGAGGAGCAACGTGTCAATCAACTAATCTCAAATTATTCAGGTTATGCGGTAACTTTTTCTACAACAGCAGATGCGTTAACAAATGCCTTGTGGGATCAAAAACCAAATGAAATAGACTTTGATGGAAAAACCACTGTTAAGGGGTTTCATTTAGATGGTCCCAAGGATCTATTGTTAAATTTTCTGGCTAAAAAGTTTGATACAGAGCTAGAGGCCGTCTACGTTGGAAATGTGATTGCCATTGATGTGCCTATTGAACATGATATGTCCGCGTATAAAAATAGTATGGAGGCTATGCATTACACAACCACAGCTGTTTTAGCTGATTTAAATAGTGTGGACTTCAACCGAGATGGAGTAGCGGATTTTGTACTTAGTCCGGAGTATTTAGTAAAGACGCCTATTATACCTGCATGGGCTTCTGGGGGAGCGGGCTCAACCATTAACTTAGATTTAGGCGTTTTAGAAGTGGTAGCTACTAACCTTCGAGGAATATCCACCTATCTATCCGATCTTCTCACGCTCAATGGGGAAGGGATTTCAGCGAACCAACAAGTAGTTGATGGAGTGAACCAGCGCAAGGAGTCGTACAAGGAGACTATTTCGGAGCAGTTGGAATCAATCGCCTTAGTTCAAGCGGTAAAAGATATTGATTCAGCGTTTGAGCAGATTGTTGATTTAGAAACTATGCTTTCGACAATAGTTTCGTATGATAGCTATGAATTTTCAAGAAGATTTGACAATTGGGGAAGCAGTATTTTCTATAGTTGGTACAAAGAAAATGGTTCTTCGTGGAACTATAATTCTGTTGTAAATTCTTTAACAAGGCTATCCATTGGTTCTGGGGAATTGAGGTCTGTGGCGAGAAATAACTCCGATGTAGGTCCAAGTAAATATGGTGGTATTTTTTCAATAGGAACACGGACAAATGTCGCAAGAAGGGGAGAGGAACTTATCAATTCATTTGAGGAAGAGATTGAATCTGTTACCAAAGGAATTGGTAATCGTAGTTCTTATTCAGACGGAATTCCGTTAGCTATTGGCGAGGTCTTAGAGGTTATCCATTTTAATTTACAAGCAGTTATTCAATGCGTAAATTACACAGTTGAAGTTGTTGAAACGATAAAGGATGCAATGATTTCAGTAGATGCTCAGCTGGCTAGTGATATTACCAAATTAGACTTATCCTTGATTTCTCCTGTAGATGTATCTATCTATACGGACTATCAGACATTTTTAGAATCAACGGGGGTCTTTGATGATATGAGTGTACTTAGAGCATACGATGATCAAATTGATAGAAAAGCAGATGAGTTAGCAGATTCAATGTCTACCGAGTTTGGTAACTATTTATCCGAGGTGTCATCTGAAATTTCCTCAACCAATTCATTGCTTTCTACGATTATCTCTAGCTGTAATAAATTAAATAGTCAAATGGCAACGAATGTTTATTATAAAGAATGGGGAGAAAAGGAGAGACACTATTATGGTCGAGTTGGAGACTTTATTAGTATTTCATATGCTATTTCACGCTTACAGAGTGAGAGTTCAGAAATTGATCGAATGCTAACCACTGCCTCCACAAAAGTGAATACAGTTGTAGGGGCATTAGGAAACTTATATGAACCATTTAGAAGAGGTGCTGAGGATGCGATTTATGGGCTCAGTGGACTAGAAGCCATTGTAAAGGCGCAATTGAGTATTTCAGAAGTTTTATTGTCTATGAAGTCAAGGTTTGAAGAAATGAAAGTTCAGATTTCAAGTAATCAAGGTGTCGCTGTTAACGCTCTTGGAGAAAAAATGGATGAAATTATTTCATTGATGTCAACTTCTGAGCAATTAATTACGGACTGCTTCGGTAATTAG